One window of the Nothobranchius furzeri strain GRZ-AD chromosome 3, NfurGRZ-RIMD1, whole genome shotgun sequence genome contains the following:
- the etnk2 gene encoding ethanolamine kinase 2 — protein METQIHVPVGSPVIRKIHVFVDELNVTEGALELIKELRPTWDISSVKTKLFTDGTTNKLVGCSVDACPEDVVLVRVYGNKTELIVDRDNELKSFQVLHANGCAPRLYCTFQNGICYEFMQGDALGPQDVRDPTLIWLIAREMARIHAIHAHNGCIPKPNLWIKMRKYFSLVATEFTEQASNIRIQQEVPSKAVLEQEMLWMKEHLSTLGSPVVLCHNDLLCKNIIHNSKEGHVRFIDYEYSSYNYQAFDIGNHFNEFAGMAELDYGLYPSQEMQMDWLKEYLQAFKLFTNKSDKVTPRELQTLYVQVNKFALASHFFWGFWALIQAKYSSIDFDFLGYAVLRFNQYFRTKPTVMALQISE, from the exons ATGGAAACGCAGATACATGTGCCTGTCGGCTCGCCGGTTATTAGAAAAATACACGTTTTTGTGGACGAGCTAAACGTAACGGAGGGGGCTTTGGAGCTGATTAAAGAACTGAGACCGACGTGGGACATCAGCAGCGTGAAGACCAAG CTCTTCACTGATGGAACCACCAACAAGCTGGTGGGCTGCTCTGTGGACGCCTGTCCGGAGGATGTGGTCCTGGTCCGAGTGTACGGCAACAAAACAGAGCTGATAGTGGACAGAGACAATGAGCTGAAGAGCTTTCAG GTGCTCCACGCCAACGGTTGTGCTCCTCGCCTCTACTGCACTTTTCAAAATGGCATCTGCTATGAATTCATGCAGGGTGATGCTCTTGGGCCGCAGGATGTCAGGGATCCAACCCTAATCTG GCTGATAGCCAGAGAGATGGCTCGTATCCACGCCATCCACGCCCACAACGGCTGCATCCCCAAACCCAACCTTTGGATCAAGATGAGGAAGTACTTCTCCCTGGTGGCCACAGAGTTCACTGAGCAGGCGTCCAACATCAG AATTCAGCAAGAGGTTCCCAGTAAGGCAGTGCTGGAGCAGGAGATGCTTTGGATGAAGGAGCATCTCTCCACACTGGGATCCCCCGTGGTGCTCTGTCACAATGACCTGCTCTGCAAGAACATCATTCACAACAGCAAAGAAG GTCACGTTCGGTTTATAGACTATGAATACTCCAGCTACAACTACCAGGCCTTTGACATCGGAAACCACTTCAATGAGTTTGCAG GGATGGCTGAGCTGGACTACGGACTGTATCCCAGCCAGGAGATGCAGATGGACTGGCTGAAGGAGTACCTGCAGGCATTCAAACTATTTACCaacaaaagtgacaaggtcactcCACGGGAACTCCAGACCCTTTACGTACAAGTCAACAAGTTTGCTCTG GCTTCTCATTTCTTCTGGGGCTTTTGGGCACTCATCCAGGCCAAATACTCATCCATTGACTTTGACTTCCTCGG
- the LOC139068806 gene encoding uncharacterized protein: MERRQGPAESGGLRLGQRRRRRALGGRRLRQRRRRGALGGRCLRQRRRRGALGGRRLRQRRRRGALGGLPLQQRRRRRALGGLRLRQRRRRRALGGLRLRQRRRRRALGGLRLRRGRRQRALGGLHLRQRRRRRALGGLRLRQRSSAGWAGDIVSAGWAGDRAPWTGWAGATSRTTIGTGDGGDGGPDGALTSGVERASTSGVERASTSGVERASTSRVERASTSRVERVSTSGVGKATSDETTSDETTSDETTSEAPSVETTSDETTTSEETSTEETSTSEETSTSEETLTEEMLTSEETSTEEASTSEETSTEETSTSEETSTTEETSTSEETSTSEETSTEETSTSEETSTSEETSTSEETSTSEETSTSEETSTEETSTSEETSTEEASTSEETSTEETSTSEETSTTEETSTSEETSTSEETSTEETSTSEETSTSEETSTSEETSTSEETSTSEETSTEETSTSEETLTEETSTSEGTSTSEEMSASERTSTSEETSTSEGTSTSEHEEVSTSEHEEVSTSELEGVSTTGQDRAFWVGTVSFWAGTACFRARTVSFWAGGRAAAGGAAWTSWTGCGVTSGTTAGTGRERTGGAGNCVSREDRPSS; encoded by the exons atggagaggcggcagggaccagcagagtccgggggcctgcgcctgggacagaggaggagacgacgggctcttgggggccggcgcctgcggcagaggaggaggcgaggggctcttggaggccgatgcctgcggcagaggaggaggcgaggggctcttggaggccgacgcctgcggcagaggaggaggcgagggGCACTTGGAGGTCTGCCcctgcagcagaggaggaggcgacgggctcttggaggcctgcgtctgcggcagaggaggaggcgacgagctcttggaggcctgcgtctgcggcagaggaggaggcgacgagctcttggaggcctgcgtctgcggcgggGGAGGAGGCAACGGGCCCTAGGAGGCCTgcatctgcggcagaggaggaggcgacgggccctaggaggcctgcgtctgcggcagaggagctctgcaggctgggccggggacatagtctctgcaggctgggccggggacagagccccttggacgggctgggccggagcgacctccagaaccaccattggaaccggagacggcggagacggcggaccagatggagcgttgacctctggagtggagagagcatcgacctctggagtggaacgagcgtcgacctctggagtggaacgagcgtcgacctctagggtggaacgagcgtcgacctctagggTGGAacgagtgtcgacctctggagtgggtaAGGCGACCTCAGACGAGactacttcagacgagacgacttcagacgagaccacTTCAGAGGCGCCTTCagtcgagacgacttcagacgagacgacgacttcagaggagacttcgacagaggagacgtcgacttcagaggagacgtcaacTTCAGAGGAGACTTTGACAGAGGAGATGTTGACTTCAGAAGAGACTTCgacagaggaggcgtcgacttcagaggagacttcaacagaggagacgtcgacttcagaggagacgtcgacgaCAGAGGAGACTTCGACTTCGgaagagacgtcgacttcagaggagacttcgacagaggagacgtcgacttcagaggagacttcgACTTCGgaagagacgtcgacttcagaggagacttcgACTTCGGAAGAGACGTCAACTTCAGAGGAGACTTCgacagaggagacgtcgacttcagaggagacttcgacagaggaggcgtcgacttcagaggagacttcaacagaggagacgtcgacttcagaggagacgtcgacgaCAGAGGAGACTTCGACTTCGgaagagacgtcgacttcagaggagacttcgacagaggagacgtcgacttcagaggagacttcgACTTCGgaagagacgtcgacttcagaggagacttcaACTTCGGAAGAGACGTCAACTTCAGAGGAGACTTCgacagaggagacgtcgacttcagaggagactttgacagaggagacgtcgacttcagaaggGACGTCGACTTCGGAAGAGATGTCGGCTTCAGAGAGGACGTCGACTTCGgaagagacgtcgacttcagaagggacgtcaacttcagaacacgaggaggtgtcgacttcagaacacgaggaggtgtcgacttcagaactggaaggggtgtcgaccacaggacaggaccgggc CTTCTGGGTCggtaccgtcagcttctgggccggtaccgcCTGCTTCCGGGCCCGTACtgtcagcttctgggccggaggcagagccgctgcgggaggagctgcctggacaagctggaccggatgcggtgtgacctccgggaccaccgctggaactggacgtgagagaactggtggtgctggaaactgtGTGAGCAGagaggacagaccgtccagctga